A window from Chiroxiphia lanceolata isolate bChiLan1 chromosome 3, bChiLan1.pri, whole genome shotgun sequence encodes these proteins:
- the MYCN gene encoding LOW QUALITY PROTEIN: N-myc proto-oncogene protein (The sequence of the model RefSeq protein was modified relative to this genomic sequence to represent the inferred CDS: inserted 1 base in 1 codon), producing MPGMVSKNPDLEFDSLQPCFYPDEDDFYLCGPDSAPPGEDIWKKFELLPTPPLSPSRAGLQEHPPGWGPVAWGGAALGGCRPTDPLDWASELLLLPPEADLWGGADGGDFFETGPGMTNNLNSIIIQDCMWSGFSAREKLERAVSEKLQSKAPAAAAPPPPPGPAGGPAAGXGRAELGGAVPECVDPAVVFPFPVNKREAPAAAPAGGGAPRGGRSPRPAGDSRASSSSSGDDTLSDSDDEDEEEEDEEEEIDVVTVEKRRSSTNKAVTTLTITVRTKNTTFPSVTTQQNGLILKRCAPIHQQHNYAAPSPYMEPEEAPPQKKLKTEVPRPVKPMIQPKPKSSSPRNSDSEDSERRRNHNILERQRRNDLRSSFLTLRDHIPELVKNEKAVKVVILKKATEYVHSLQEEEQKLLLEKEKLQARQQQLLKKIEYKRTC from the exons ATGCCAGGAATGGTCAGTAAAAACCCAGATCTCGAGTTCGACTCTTTGCAGCCCTGTTTCTATCCAGACGaagatgatttttatttgtGCGGGCCGGACTCCGCTCCCCCCGGCGAGGACATCTGGAAAAAGTTTGAGCTACTGCCCACCCCTCCCCTGTCTCCCAGCCGGGCCGGGCTCCAGGAGCACCCTCCGGGGTGGGGCCCGGTGGCGTGGGGAGGGGCGGCCCTGGGGGGCTGCCGCCCCACCGATCCCCTGGACTGGGCGTCCGAGCTACTCCTGCTGCCCCCCGAGGCCGACCTGTGGGGCGGCGCGGACGGAGGGGACTTCTTCGAGACGGGGCCCGGCATGACCAACAATCTCAACTCCATCATCATCCAGGACTGCATGTGGAGCGGCTTCTCCGCCCGCGAGAAGCTGGAGCGGGCGGTCAGCGAGAAGCTGCAGAGCAAggcgcccgccgccgccgccccacCGCCACCCCCGGGGCCcgcgggcggccccgccgccg GCGGCCGCGCGGAGCTGGGCGGCGCCGTGCCCGAGTGCGTAGACCCGGCCGTGGTGTTCCCCTTCCCCGTCAACAAGCGGGAGGCgccggcggcggccccggcgggcggTGGGGCTCCGCGGGGCGGCCGCTCGCCGCGCCCCGCCGGGGACAGCcgggccagcagcagcagctccggggACGACACGCTCAGCGACTCGG atgatgaagatgaggaggaagaggatgaagaagaagaaatagatGTTGTTACAGTGGAGAAAAGACGCTCCTCCACCAACAAGGCTGTTACCACCCTTACTATTACAGTGCGTACTAAAAATACCACTTTTCCATCAGTCACGACACAGCAGAATGGACTGATTTTAAAGCGTTGTGCACCAATTCACCAGCAGCATAATTATGCCGCTCCTTCTCCATACATGGAGCCTGAAGAAGCTCCACCgcagaaaaagttaaaaaccGAGGTGCCCCGTCCAGTGAAACCCATGATCCAACCAAAGCCTAAGAGTTCAAGTCCTCGAAATTCTGATTCAGAGGATAGTGAACGTCGACGCAACCATAACATCCTGGAGCGTCAACGACGTAATGATCTACGGTCAAGTTTCCTCACACTAAGGGACCATATTCCAGAACTGgttaaaaatgagaaagctgTGAAAGTTGTGATCTTGAAAAAAGCCACTGAATATGTTCATTCTCTTCAGGAAGAGGAGCAAAAATTATtgctagaaaaggaaaaattgcaaGCCAGACAACAACAATTGCTAAAGAAAATAGAATACAAGAGGACTtgctaa